The following proteins are co-located in the Acinetobacter shaoyimingii genome:
- a CDS encoding rhodanese-like domain-containing protein: MNSFTHPQTHSELNDQQVEDILEKAKQLGSDHELAFTGTVSPHDAWSLFQAGKVVIVDVRTNEERKFVGYVPDSIHVAWATGTSFNRNPRFVKELENKVGKDKIILLLCRSGKRSAAAANLAYNAGFENIYNIDQGFEGDLDKNNHRGSFNGWRYHKLPWIQD, from the coding sequence ATGAATAGTTTCACTCATCCCCAAACGCATTCAGAACTTAACGATCAACAGGTTGAGGATATTTTAGAAAAAGCGAAGCAACTCGGCAGTGATCACGAGTTAGCGTTTACAGGTACGGTTTCTCCACATGATGCTTGGTCGTTATTTCAGGCTGGAAAAGTTGTGATTGTGGATGTTAGAACCAATGAGGAGCGTAAATTTGTAGGTTATGTTCCTGATTCAATCCATGTTGCGTGGGCGACAGGAACATCATTTAACCGTAATCCACGTTTTGTAAAGGAATTAGAAAACAAAGTAGGTAAAGACAAAATTATCTTACTGTTATGCCGAAGTGGTAAACGGTCAGCGGCCGCAGCAAACCTTGCTTATAATGCTGGTTTTGAAAATATTTATAATATTGATCAAGGTTTTGAAGGTGATTTAGATAAAAATAATCATCGTGGTTCTTTTAATGGTTGGCGTTATCATAAACTTCCTTGGATACAAGATTAA
- a CDS encoding family 2A encapsulin nanocompartment shell protein, translated as MTKHKEVTRQALSDQAARQLANATKTVPQLSTITPRWLTHLLQWTPVEAGIYRVNRVSNTDEIQVTCTQRDEASLTPTFVDYEVNPREYFLNGVSTVLDIHTRVSDLYSSPHDQIKEQLRLTIETIKERQESELINNPEYGLLASVADDQRISTLTGAPTPDDLDDLLRKVWKEPGFFLAHPDAIAAFGRECTRRGVPPPTVSLFGSQFITWRGIPLIPSNKIPVEDGKTKIILLRVGEKRQGVVGLFQPGLAGEQAPGLSVRFMGINHNAIASYLISLYCSLAVLTEDALAVLEDVEVEKYHDYPTTYK; from the coding sequence ATGACCAAACATAAAGAAGTCACGCGCCAAGCACTCAGTGATCAAGCCGCGCGTCAACTGGCCAATGCCACCAAAACCGTCCCACAACTTTCCACCATTACACCACGTTGGCTTACTCATTTACTCCAATGGACGCCTGTAGAAGCAGGTATTTATCGTGTTAACCGTGTCAGCAATACAGATGAAATTCAGGTCACTTGTACACAACGTGATGAAGCATCATTAACACCGACCTTCGTTGATTATGAAGTCAATCCGCGTGAATACTTTTTAAATGGTGTGTCAACAGTTCTCGATATTCATACGCGTGTTTCAGATTTGTATAGTAGCCCGCATGATCAAATCAAAGAGCAACTTCGTTTAACCATTGAAACCATTAAAGAACGTCAAGAAAGTGAGCTGATCAATAACCCTGAATATGGTTTATTGGCAAGTGTTGCGGATGATCAACGTATTTCAACTTTAACAGGTGCGCCAACACCAGATGATTTAGATGATTTATTGCGTAAAGTATGGAAAGAACCTGGTTTCTTCTTGGCACATCCTGATGCCATTGCTGCTTTTGGTCGTGAATGTACTCGTCGTGGTGTACCACCTCCAACGGTGAGCTTATTTGGTTCGCAATTTATTACATGGCGCGGTATTCCACTGATTCCATCCAATAAAATTCCAGTTGAAGATGGCAAAACCAAAATCATTTTGTTACGTGTGGGTGAAAAGCGTCAAGGTGTGGTCGGATTATTCCAACCGGGTCTTGCAGGTGAACAAGCGCCAGGACTTTCAGTCCGCTTTATGGGAATCAATCATAATGCCATTGCATCTTATTTAATTTCTTTATATTGCTCGTTAGCAGTATTGACTGAAGATGCGCTAGCTGTGCTTGAAGATGTGGAGGTTGAAAAGTACCATGACTATCCAACAACCTATAAATAA
- a CDS encoding family 2A encapsulin nanocompartment cargo protein cysteine desulfurase: MTIQQPINNQAIHLTDDVVVPTNQSVFDESILNQLAAEFFSAQTVQSPQGFNFDLPNQAPSITHHPQPKDPFLALAGRIPAVAKQSQINPSVNQQYVDPTADHPERRIISSAPIVGGAKTPDPLGAIQDLNLSLLGQPEAIPNQVPRPDPSSFYFLDFQAPNPTAPVANVDLNENLRNPYAYDDFHVVDDHQLKSVLKDRNDKPATPESGFYFLNQPEVNSGYTSVKDDAQIPLTQQAYQPLDILRIRQDFPILQERVNGKPLVWFDNAATTHKPLAVIERICQFYKHENSNIHRAAHELAARASDAYEHARDVVARFIGAKSSNNIVFVRGTTEGINLIAKSWGKQNIQAGDEIIVSHLEHHANIVPWYQLTQETGAKLRVIPVDDTGQIRLDEFAKLLNPRTKLVSVTQVSNALGTVTPTAEIIALAHAAGVRVLIDGAQSVSHMPTNVTALDADFFVFSGHKVFGPTGIGAVYAKSELLDSMPVWEGGGNMIQDVTFEHVIYQPAPNKFEAGTGNIADAVGLGAALEYVESLGIHNIARYEHDLLHYGQNALASVSGLRPIGTAQDKASVMSFVLEGYETEQVGKILNQHGIAVRTGHHCAQPILRRFGVEKTVRPSLAFYNTTEEIDLLVSVLHQLRRAKPYRS, from the coding sequence ATGACTATCCAACAACCTATAAATAATCAAGCCATTCATCTGACGGATGATGTTGTCGTACCTACAAATCAATCCGTTTTTGATGAATCGATATTGAATCAATTGGCAGCAGAATTTTTCTCTGCTCAGACGGTTCAGAGTCCACAAGGTTTTAATTTTGATTTGCCCAATCAAGCACCATCGATTACGCATCATCCACAGCCTAAAGATCCATTTTTAGCTTTGGCAGGACGTATTCCAGCGGTTGCAAAGCAAAGTCAAATTAATCCGAGTGTCAATCAACAGTATGTTGATCCGACAGCAGATCATCCTGAGCGTAGAATCATTTCCTCAGCACCGATAGTCGGTGGGGCAAAAACACCTGATCCTTTAGGGGCGATACAAGATCTAAACTTATCATTGCTTGGACAACCAGAGGCAATACCCAATCAAGTGCCTCGTCCAGATCCATCGTCATTTTATTTTTTAGATTTTCAAGCACCGAATCCAACGGCACCTGTTGCCAATGTAGATTTGAATGAAAACCTGCGTAATCCATATGCATATGATGATTTTCATGTGGTCGATGATCATCAGCTGAAGTCTGTTTTAAAAGATCGCAATGACAAACCTGCAACGCCAGAGTCAGGCTTTTATTTTTTAAATCAGCCTGAGGTTAACAGTGGTTATACTTCGGTCAAAGATGATGCGCAGATTCCATTAACACAGCAAGCTTATCAACCACTCGATATCTTGCGTATTCGTCAAGATTTTCCGATCTTGCAAGAGCGTGTGAATGGCAAACCTTTGGTCTGGTTTGATAATGCAGCGACAACGCATAAACCATTGGCAGTGATTGAACGTATTTGTCAGTTCTATAAACACGAGAATTCCAATATACATCGTGCAGCGCACGAGTTGGCAGCTCGAGCTAGTGATGCTTATGAGCATGCTCGGGATGTAGTTGCACGTTTTATTGGTGCAAAATCTTCCAATAACATTGTGTTTGTACGTGGCACGACTGAAGGCATTAACCTGATTGCAAAATCTTGGGGGAAGCAAAATATTCAAGCAGGCGATGAAATCATTGTTTCGCATCTTGAACATCATGCCAATATTGTCCCTTGGTATCAACTTACCCAAGAAACAGGTGCCAAGCTTCGTGTCATTCCTGTAGATGATACAGGTCAAATTCGCTTAGATGAATTTGCAAAACTGTTAAACCCAAGAACCAAATTGGTTTCCGTTACGCAAGTGTCTAATGCCTTAGGGACGGTGACACCTACTGCTGAAATTATTGCTTTGGCACATGCTGCGGGTGTGCGGGTATTAATAGATGGTGCACAGTCGGTTTCGCATATGCCGACCAATGTCACCGCTTTAGATGCAGATTTCTTTGTGTTCTCCGGGCATAAAGTATTTGGCCCTACTGGCATTGGCGCAGTTTATGCCAAATCTGAGTTACTGGATTCTATGCCTGTTTGGGAGGGTGGTGGCAACATGATTCAAGATGTGACCTTTGAACATGTGATTTATCAACCTGCACCGAACAAGTTTGAAGCAGGAACGGGCAATATTGCAGATGCGGTTGGCTTAGGTGCTGCTCTTGAATATGTCGAAAGTCTTGGCATTCATAATATTGCACGTTATGAACATGATTTACTGCATTATGGTCAAAATGCTTTGGCCAGTGTTTCAGGTCTTCGTCCAATTGGTACAGCCCAAGACAAAGCTAGCGTTATGTCATTTGTTCTAGAAGGTTATGAAACAGAGCAAGTCGGTAAAATTTTAAATCAACACGGTATAGCAGTTCGTACAGGACATCACTGTGCACAGCCGATTTTACGCCGTTTTGGCGTAGAAAAAACCGTGCGTCCATCACTCGCGTTTTATAATACCACTGAAGAAATTGATTTATTGGTGTCGGTCTTACATCAGCTACGTCGTGCTAAACCGTATCGATCTTAA
- a CDS encoding LLM class flavin-dependent oxidoreductase: MTKHIRFNAFEMNCIAHQSPGLWRHPLDRSTEYKDLEYWTDLAKILERGIFDGVFIADVLGIYDVYHQSAEHALTGAVQVPVNDPLQIVPAMAAVTKHLGFGVTTSISFEHPYPFARRMSTLDHLTKGRAGWNIVTSYLESGSKNLGLKTQVSHDNRYDIADEYLEVLYKLWEGSWEDDAVLRDKEKGIFADHKKVHPINHDGQYFTVPGIHICEPSPQRTPVLYQAGASSRGQKFASQNAECVFISAPTQVAVKKLAQGIRHNLVAEGKDPNSVLIYTMLAIVVDETDEKAQAKFQEYQQYGSYDGGLTLASGWSGVDFSQFKATDQVEYIQTNAIQSMLQSYVEADPDKIWTIEEIARWTSVGGNGPVIVGSPTTVADRLQEWIEVTGIDGFNLAYILAHQSFEDIVEYVVPELQRRGVYPKEYTEGTLREKLFGQGARLPDNHRAAQYRYKKPETQVKPTSISETV, encoded by the coding sequence ATGACTAAGCACATCCGATTTAATGCCTTCGAAATGAACTGTATAGCACATCAATCTCCAGGTTTATGGCGTCATCCTCTCGATCGTTCAACAGAATATAAAGATTTAGAATATTGGACTGATTTAGCCAAAATTCTAGAACGTGGCATCTTCGACGGCGTGTTTATTGCAGATGTTTTAGGTATTTATGATGTTTACCATCAATCGGCTGAACATGCGTTAACAGGGGCTGTTCAAGTGCCTGTCAATGATCCATTACAGATCGTTCCAGCGATGGCGGCTGTTACAAAGCATTTAGGCTTTGGCGTAACAACCTCCATTTCTTTTGAGCATCCATATCCATTTGCACGCCGTATGTCGACGCTTGATCATTTAACCAAGGGTCGCGCAGGTTGGAATATCGTCACGTCTTACCTTGAAAGTGGTTCAAAAAATTTAGGCTTAAAAACTCAAGTCAGTCATGACAATCGCTACGATATCGCTGATGAATATCTTGAAGTTCTCTATAAGCTTTGGGAAGGTTCATGGGAAGATGATGCGGTTCTTCGTGATAAAGAGAAAGGCATTTTTGCGGATCATAAAAAAGTCCATCCAATCAACCACGATGGACAATATTTTACTGTCCCAGGCATTCATATTTGTGAACCTTCACCACAGCGTACACCTGTGCTTTATCAAGCGGGCGCATCCTCTCGCGGGCAAAAATTTGCCAGTCAAAATGCCGAATGTGTATTCATTTCTGCACCCACTCAAGTGGCAGTAAAAAAACTTGCACAAGGTATACGCCATAATTTAGTGGCTGAAGGTAAAGACCCAAATTCAGTACTCATCTACACCATGCTTGCAATTGTGGTGGACGAAACCGATGAAAAAGCACAAGCAAAGTTCCAAGAATATCAACAATACGGAAGTTATGATGGCGGTTTAACCCTTGCATCAGGCTGGTCAGGTGTCGATTTTTCTCAGTTTAAAGCGACGGATCAAGTCGAATATATTCAAACCAATGCCATTCAATCGATGCTTCAGTCTTATGTCGAAGCAGATCCTGACAAAATCTGGACCATTGAAGAAATTGCACGTTGGACCAGTGTTGGTGGTAATGGCCCTGTAATCGTTGGATCTCCAACTACAGTCGCCGACCGTTTACAAGAATGGATTGAAGTCACCGGCATCGATGGATTTAACCTAGCGTATATTTTGGCGCATCAGAGCTTTGAGGACATCGTGGAATACGTTGTTCCAGAACTTCAACGTCGTGGTGTTTATCCAAAAGAATATACCGAAGGCACACTACGTGAAAAATTATTTGGGCAAGGAGCTCGCCTTCCAGACAATCACCGTGCTGCACAATATCGTTATAAGAAGCCTGAAACTCAAGTGAAACCCACTTCAATTTCTGAAACAGTATAA
- a CDS encoding SfnB family sulfur acquisition oxidoreductase yields the protein MTSKLEIKLKDAQNIPRDFYQHDNIAHLIRSDEEAIQVAQELATYFSKDAAKRDHERRLPLEEIQKYSASGLWGITIPKKFGGAGVSYKTLGEVVKTISSADSSLGQIAQNHWAFLEHIRLDAEQEQQEFFFDQVLKGKRFGNAFSEKGSKTVADLTTQIEFQDDHAVINGQKFFATGALLAHWIPVVAVSDEGKPYAALVPQHTPGLLIINDWSGFGQRTTVSGSVLLDNVKVDLKYIVPIHQAFERPTAAGAISQFIQSAVDAGIARGAVAETIHYVRHHTRPWIDSGLEKATQDPYTIANIGEIKIKLRAAEAVLDLAAEAIDQAILFPTEENVAEATLITAESKVLTTEVALLAANKLFELSGTRSTLSELNLDRHWRNARTHTLHDPVRWKLNLVGNYYLNDIPLPRHAWS from the coding sequence ATGACTTCAAAACTTGAAATTAAATTGAAAGATGCACAGAACATACCCCGAGATTTTTATCAGCATGACAATATTGCACATTTGATTCGTTCAGACGAAGAAGCGATTCAAGTTGCACAAGAATTGGCGACATATTTTTCTAAAGATGCTGCAAAACGTGATCATGAGCGCCGATTACCCTTAGAAGAAATACAAAAATATTCAGCATCTGGTCTATGGGGAATCACCATTCCTAAAAAATTTGGTGGTGCAGGGGTGAGTTATAAAACTTTGGGAGAAGTGGTCAAAACCATTTCTAGCGCAGATTCATCACTGGGTCAAATTGCACAAAACCATTGGGCATTTTTAGAACATATTCGTCTAGATGCAGAACAGGAACAACAAGAGTTTTTCTTTGATCAGGTGCTCAAAGGTAAACGTTTTGGCAATGCATTCTCTGAAAAAGGCTCTAAGACGGTTGCAGACTTAACCACACAAATTGAGTTTCAAGACGATCATGCGGTCATCAATGGTCAGAAATTTTTTGCTACAGGGGCACTGCTAGCACATTGGATACCTGTCGTTGCGGTCAGTGATGAGGGTAAACCATATGCTGCTTTAGTTCCACAACATACACCTGGTCTTTTGATTATCAATGATTGGAGTGGTTTTGGGCAAAGAACTACGGTCAGTGGGTCTGTGCTTTTGGACAATGTCAAAGTCGATCTAAAATATATTGTGCCTATTCATCAAGCGTTTGAACGTCCAACGGCTGCAGGTGCAATTTCGCAGTTTATCCAGTCTGCAGTCGATGCAGGTATTGCACGTGGCGCTGTTGCAGAAACCATTCATTATGTGCGTCATCACACTCGTCCTTGGATTGACTCTGGTTTAGAAAAAGCCACTCAAGACCCGTATACCATTGCCAATATTGGTGAAATCAAAATCAAATTGCGTGCAGCAGAAGCGGTATTGGATTTAGCCGCAGAAGCGATTGATCAAGCGATTTTATTCCCTACCGAAGAAAATGTTGCTGAAGCAACACTCATCACTGCTGAATCGAAAGTGCTCACCACAGAAGTGGCTTTATTGGCCGCCAATAAACTCTTTGAATTGTCAGGCACGCGCTCAACTTTATCGGAACTCAATCTTGACCGTCATTGGCGAAATGCACGTACGCATACCTTACATGATCCTGTACGTTGGAAGCTTAATCTGGTTGGAAATTACTATTTAAATGATATTCCATTACCACGTCATGCGTGGAGCTAA
- a CDS encoding acyl-CoA dehydrogenase family protein, translating to MSIQQSHQNLSLGNNYEKVVAKYRPIFQRIAEGVVRREKNRTLPYEPIQWLKETGFGAVRVPSAFGGDGLSQKQLFQLLIELAKADSNVVQALRGHFAFVEDRLNAHKNASQEVWFERFLNGEIVGNAWTEIGKVEIGDVITRVTERQNGQLIVNGKKYYSTGTIFAEWIDLFAYDETTDQHVIAAVSTKDTGVHIDDDWDGFGQKTTGSGTLTLKNVTTTRDHILPFDERFKYQTAFYQVVHLATLAGIAHAAVATFTQEVRNRTRIYSHGNADLVREDPQILQVIGQASAQAYAAEAIALRAAEALDDAYLSHFQNDEQAELQANDHAELESSQGQVVISQLVLSLTSDLFNALGASASSTEKQLDRFWRNARVVSSHNPLIYKQKVIGDWVVNQAALPYVWQIGNSPLAKDKEIAA from the coding sequence ATGTCTATACAACAATCTCATCAGAATCTATCTTTGGGTAATAACTATGAAAAAGTCGTTGCCAAATATAGACCAATATTTCAACGCATTGCAGAAGGTGTGGTTCGACGTGAAAAAAACAGAACATTACCTTATGAGCCGATTCAATGGCTGAAAGAAACGGGTTTTGGTGCGGTACGTGTACCGAGCGCCTTCGGTGGGGATGGTCTATCACAAAAACAACTTTTTCAACTGCTGATTGAATTGGCAAAAGCGGACTCAAATGTTGTTCAGGCATTGCGTGGTCATTTTGCATTTGTTGAAGATCGTCTGAATGCCCATAAGAACGCCTCACAGGAAGTTTGGTTTGAACGCTTTTTAAATGGTGAGATCGTTGGAAATGCTTGGACTGAAATTGGTAAAGTCGAAATTGGTGATGTGATCACACGTGTAACTGAACGCCAAAATGGTCAGCTCATTGTCAACGGTAAAAAATATTATTCGACAGGAACAATTTTCGCAGAATGGATCGATCTTTTTGCTTATGATGAAACCACCGATCAGCATGTGATTGCAGCAGTATCGACCAAAGATACGGGTGTACATATAGATGATGACTGGGATGGTTTTGGACAAAAAACCACAGGAAGTGGCACATTAACCCTGAAAAACGTTACAACGACGCGTGATCATATTTTACCCTTTGATGAGCGCTTCAAATACCAGACAGCATTTTATCAAGTTGTACATTTAGCAACGCTGGCAGGGATTGCACATGCTGCTGTAGCTACATTTACTCAAGAAGTTCGTAACAGAACACGAATCTATAGTCATGGTAATGCTGACTTGGTCCGTGAAGATCCGCAAATTCTACAGGTGATTGGGCAGGCATCAGCGCAGGCCTATGCAGCTGAAGCAATTGCTCTACGTGCAGCAGAAGCGCTCGATGATGCGTATTTAAGCCATTTTCAAAATGATGAACAAGCAGAGTTGCAAGCCAATGATCATGCTGAACTGGAATCCTCACAAGGTCAGGTGGTAATTTCACAATTGGTGCTGAGTTTAACCAGCGATTTGTTCAATGCGTTGGGTGCATCGGCAAGTTCGACAGAGAAACAACTCGATCGATTCTGGCGTAATGCGCGTGTGGTGTCTTCACATAATCCGCTCATTTATAAACAAAAAGTGATTGGTGATTGGGTGGTGAATCAAGCGGCACTGCCTTATGTATGGCAAATTGGCAATAGTCCATTGGCAAAAGATAAAGAAATTGCGGCTTAA
- a CDS encoding ABC transporter substrate-binding protein, which produces MNALEKTDIQLGYIPLLDCVALLWAHHQGYFAQHGLNVTLVKEPSWASLRDRLAFGFLDTAHCLSAMLPAAATGEDQLGIPLQTSLVLSTNRAFISLSQQLCHALNITPDQSPEDISLKITQAISNGQKIQLAHVYKQSIHHYCLREWLALGNEAVAKHYRLSTLPPPYMVEAISSHLIDGFCVGEPWNIQAELQGLSRVIAESSQIIPEIADKVLATTHEWAIQHPHTLNALQKAILQAQSDLKNSDNLDAIWDLLEQSDIIRFHCSEHVHVEKYYKLQQIIHSFADHSVPKLSDFEWILSQMNKWEDLKLEHNQIQAIAQSCIGRYITHDSK; this is translated from the coding sequence ATGAATGCACTTGAAAAAACCGATATTCAACTGGGCTATATTCCACTTTTAGATTGTGTAGCCCTTCTTTGGGCACATCATCAAGGCTATTTCGCTCAACATGGCTTGAATGTCACCTTGGTCAAAGAACCCTCTTGGGCAAGTTTAAGAGATCGGCTGGCTTTTGGATTTTTAGATACTGCACATTGCTTATCTGCCATGCTTCCTGCAGCGGCGACTGGGGAAGATCAGCTTGGGATTCCCTTACAAACCTCATTGGTGTTAAGCACCAATCGGGCTTTTATTAGTTTAAGTCAGCAATTATGTCATGCTTTAAATATCACACCTGATCAAAGTCCGGAAGATATTTCATTAAAAATCACACAAGCCATTTCAAATGGTCAAAAAATTCAATTGGCACATGTATATAAACAATCGATTCATCATTATTGCTTACGAGAATGGCTGGCCTTGGGTAATGAAGCTGTTGCCAAACATTATCGCTTATCGACGCTTCCTCCTCCATATATGGTCGAAGCCATTTCATCGCATTTGATTGATGGTTTTTGTGTAGGAGAACCCTGGAATATTCAGGCAGAATTGCAAGGCTTGAGTCGTGTGATTGCAGAAAGCAGTCAGATCATTCCTGAGATTGCCGATAAAGTTCTAGCGACGACACATGAATGGGCAATACAGCATCCCCATACTTTGAATGCCTTACAAAAAGCCATTCTTCAGGCACAATCCGATTTAAAAAATTCCGATAATCTAGATGCGATTTGGGACTTATTAGAACAGTCCGATATTATTCGTTTTCATTGTTCTGAACATGTGCATGTCGAGAAATATTACAAACTACAACAAATTATCCATTCCTTTGCAGATCATTCAGTCCCTAAACTATCTGACTTTGAATGGATTCTTAGCCAAATGAATAAATGGGAAGATTTAAAACTTGAGCATAATCAGATTCAAGCGATTGCCCAATCCTGTATAGGTCGATATATCACACATGATTCCAAATAA
- a CDS encoding ANTAR domain-containing response regulator, with amino-acid sequence MPKLKIALIDDDIDRASFIEQSLSSHGFDVVACLMINHLNHQHLQQLHADVILLNIDHPQRDIIESCVNQFDLPTVLFTKNTHKETIKNAIQAGVTAYIVDGIDPEKLESILEISIEQFKKHQKLLKDLNETKGKLADRKDIEKAKVMLMQLKNIGEEEAFALLRKNAMSHRMTMGEMARRLLDAQALLESQFKE; translated from the coding sequence ATGCCAAAACTAAAAATTGCCCTGATTGATGATGATATTGATCGGGCATCATTTATTGAACAATCACTCAGTTCTCATGGATTTGATGTGGTTGCTTGTCTCATGATCAATCATTTAAATCATCAGCATTTACAGCAATTACACGCTGACGTGATTTTACTGAATATTGATCATCCGCAACGCGATATCATTGAAAGTTGTGTCAATCAATTTGACCTACCTACCGTCCTTTTCACTAAAAATACCCATAAAGAGACCATTAAAAATGCCATTCAAGCAGGAGTCACTGCTTATATTGTCGATGGGATTGACCCTGAAAAATTAGAAAGTATTTTAGAAATTTCCATTGAACAATTTAAAAAACATCAAAAACTACTCAAAGATTTAAATGAAACCAAAGGCAAGTTAGCTGACCGCAAGGACATTGAAAAAGCCAAAGTGATGCTCATGCAATTGAAAAATATAGGTGAAGAAGAAGCCTTTGCTTTACTGCGCAAAAATGCCATGAGTCATCGTATGACCATGGGCGAAATGGCACGGCGCTTACTCGATGCTCAAGCTTTATTAGAATCACAATTTAAGGAATAA
- a CDS encoding MFS transporter, translating to MSLNLNANKATKINLFNFSSAAMRAFHMSWLAFFVCFFAWFACAPLMPIIAGEFHLTKDQIANINIAAVAITILVRLMVGPLCDKYGPRKTYTALLLIGSIPVFGVAAANSYESFLFFRLLIGAIGASFVITQYHTSIMFAPNVVGTANATTAGWGNAGGGATQALMPLLLSALVMFGVEQALGWRVALLVPGFMMVIVGIMYWKFTQDAPQGNFKELRAQGITVGSDKKGGLAILMHAAKNYRVWILFGAYAACFGIEIFIHNIVAMYYVDSFKFGLKEAGMAAGIFGLLALFARALGGIISDKVATKKGLDGRTKVLFSMILMEGLFLIVFSQMNTAMLAILSMTIFALFTHMACGATYALVPFIDRDALGGVAGIIGAGGNVGAVAAGFLLKGMLDIQTTLMVLGGLVVIAASCVLMIRFSVEHKEKEQKLFEAAVLERERLEQNATATLKSNSAA from the coding sequence ATGTCTTTAAATTTGAATGCCAATAAAGCAACCAAAATAAATCTATTTAATTTTTCTAGCGCAGCAATGCGAGCCTTCCATATGAGTTGGCTGGCATTCTTTGTGTGTTTCTTTGCATGGTTTGCCTGTGCGCCTCTCATGCCAATCATTGCAGGTGAGTTTCATCTGACCAAAGATCAAATAGCCAATATCAATATTGCAGCTGTTGCGATCACCATTTTGGTTCGATTAATGGTCGGTCCTTTATGTGATAAATATGGTCCACGTAAAACTTACACTGCATTATTGTTGATTGGCAGTATTCCCGTATTTGGTGTTGCTGCTGCAAACTCTTATGAATCCTTCCTCTTTTTCCGATTATTGATAGGCGCGATTGGTGCAAGTTTTGTCATCACCCAATATCACACCAGTATTATGTTTGCGCCCAATGTTGTTGGTACAGCAAATGCGACAACAGCAGGTTGGGGGAATGCGGGTGGTGGTGCGACACAAGCTTTAATGCCACTATTGCTTTCAGCTTTGGTGATGTTTGGTGTTGAACAGGCATTAGGTTGGAGAGTGGCATTACTCGTACCCGGTTTCATGATGGTGATTGTTGGCATCATGTATTGGAAATTTACCCAAGACGCACCACAAGGAAACTTTAAAGAACTTCGTGCGCAAGGTATTACGGTTGGATCTGATAAAAAAGGCGGGTTAGCCATATTGATGCACGCAGCAAAAAACTATCGTGTTTGGATTTTATTTGGTGCTTATGCAGCGTGTTTTGGGATTGAAATCTTTATTCATAACATCGTGGCGATGTACTACGTCGACAGCTTTAAATTTGGCTTAAAAGAAGCGGGCATGGCGGCAGGCATCTTCGGTCTTCTAGCACTGTTTGCTCGTGCACTGGGTGGCATTATTTCCGATAAAGTTGCCACCAAAAAAGGTCTTGATGGTCGCACCAAAGTGTTATTTAGCATGATCCTAATGGAAGGTCTATTCCTTATTGTTTTCTCGCAAATGAACACGGCGATGTTGGCAATCCTCAGCATGACCATTTTTGCCTTATTTACCCATATGGCCTGCGGCGCTACGTATGCACTGGTGCCTTTTATCGACCGTGATGCGCTGGGCGGTGTTGCAGGAATCATTGGTGCAGGAGGTAACGTGGGTGCAGTCGCTGCGGGCTTCTTGCTCAAAGGCATGCTCGATATTCAAACCACTCTCATGGTATTGGGTGGCTTGGTGGTGATTGCGGCAAGTTGTGTCCTCATGATTCGCTTCTCGGTCGAACACAAAGAAAAAGAACAAAAATTGTTTGAAGCTGCTGTACTCGAGCGTGAACGCTTAGAACAAAACGCAACAGCAACACTTAAAAGTAATTCAGCTGCTTAA